In Neisseria perflava, the DNA window TCAGTAAGTCTTGGTCGGTAGAGTAGCTGCCGGTACGCGCCAAGTCCATATTTTCACGCAATGTGCCGAGGAACAGGCGTGGCGATTGGCTCAACAGCAGGACTTGATCGCGCAGGAAGTTGGGGTCAAGCTGGCGCATATCGACGCCGTCAAGGGTAACGTTGCCTTTTTCAGTGTCGTACAGACCGCTGGCCAGTTTGAGCATGGTGCTTTTACCGCTGCCGATACGGCCCAAAATACCGACTTTTTCACCCGGTTTGATGGTCAGGCGCAAATCTTCGACGGCGCTGTTGTTGTCGGCTTGATATTTGAACGATACATTTTCAAAGGTAATGTTGCCTTGTACGTTGTCCAAAGTAATGTATTTGCGTTCCGGATTGCGCTCGATAGGGCGGGTAACGATGTCGTTTACACCTTTGAGGGCAAGTTTGGCCTGTTGGAAGCGGGTGGCCAAACCAGCGATTTGTGCCAACGGCGCCAAGGCGCGGCCGGACAGAATCACAGAGGCAATCAATGCACCCATGGTGATACGTTCCGCATGGTTGTCGGCATGAATCAAATAGGTACCGACGACGACCAAGAAGACGGTATTGAGCTGCTGCATGGCAACGGCGAAGTTGACCATGAAGTTGCTGGTGTCTTTGACTTTGATGGAAGAAGCGGAAGTTTTGGCGGTGTATTCGTCCCAACGTTGTTGCGCCCAAGATGTGGCGTTGTTGGTTTTCAGGGTTTCGATGCCTTCGATGGCTTCAACGGCAAGGCCGGAGCGTTGCGAACCTTCTTTCATCGATTCGTTGATGTGGCGAGAGAGCGGGCGTTGTACGACAAAACCGACAATCACGACAATCGGAATGATGGTTAGGGGAACGAGTGCCAGTTTGCCGCCGACCATGGAAATTACGAAGATAAACAGCAACAGGAAAGGCAAGTCGACAATAGTCAACAAGCTGGCACTGGTCATGAACTCTCGCACGGCTTCAAATTCGCGCAGGTTGCTGGCGTATGAACCGGAAGAAGCTGGACGGTCTGCCAGACGTAATGCCATCACGCGGCGGAACAGGGCGGAGCTGATGATCAAGTCGGCTTTTTTGCCGGCAATATCGGTCAAATGACCACGAATCATCTTGGCGGCAAATTCAAACAAAATCGCCAAGACCACGCCGATGCTCAATACCCACAAGGTTTCATAGGCCTGATTGGGAATCACGCGGTCGTACACGTTCATCACATACAGGGAGCTGACGAGCGCAAGGAAGTTGATAATGATGGTGGCCAAAATGACTTGGTAGTAGTAGCTGCGGAAACGCCAAATGACTTTCCAAAACCATGCTTTGGGCAGATGGTATTCAGGCAGCTCCGAGCGCATATCGGTCGCCATTTTGGGTTTGATAAACCAGCAGTAGCCCAAATACAGGCCGGAAAGCTGCTCGTGGCTGAGTTCCTGTTCCAAACCGTCTACTTGGCGGATATGGTATTTGCGCTCTTGGCCGGAGCCTTCGATTTGGGTGATGACCGCTGCCTCTTCGTTGTGCAGGATAATCATGACCGGCACGGCGAGCGAGGGGATGTCTTCCAAATTGCGTTTGGATAAGGTGTTTTCAAAGCCGTGGCTGCGCAGGACTTCGACCAGCGAGTGATAGTTGACCTTAAGCTTTTTGTCGCGCACGACTTCGGCGGACAAAGCAGCTTCGGATACGGGCGCACCCAAAAGGCGGGTCACTAAGACGATATGTTCAATGATGGCTTTCATATTTTTTCGCGTAATGTTTTTGGTTTAACCGGCGGATATGGCTTTATTTTTGTGCCAAACCGACCCAAGCGGAGATTTTGGCCTGGGTATTTAAATAGTCGAGCGCCGCATCGCGGAAATCGTTGCGGGCGGCAACATAATCCTGCTCGATGGAGGATAACTCGCTGTATGCGCTCAAAACGTCGGTCAGCGTACGTCGGGCGATTTTAAACTGCAATTCGTACACTTTGATGACTTCTTTTTGGGCGGCGATGTGTTGCGCCGTCAACGCGGTACGCTGTTCGCTTTCCTGCATGTCGATGGCTGATGTTTGAACGCGTTCGTTCATGTCGCGCAGGATTTGTTCGGACTTGGCTTCTGCGGCAATCAATGATTTGGCATTGCGCTCTACATTGTGTCGTGCGGCAATATCCAACACATTCCATGCAACGTTTAAATAAAGCTGTCTGGTGTTACGCGTTGCACTGCCTTCTAAATTAAGGGCAGGCAGGCGTTCGGCTTTGGAAGCGTCCAAATCGGCACGGACGCTGTCGCGCTCGGCCAATTGCGCCTGATAGGACGGATTGTTGTTGCGGTTGGGGTTGTTGAAGCGTTCGCTGATGGATTTCGCCGTGTCGTTTTTAAACGGATCTTCCAAATCGTTGGCAGTCAGCTGGCGCGAGGTATAGCGGGACAGGCGGCTCAGTGCCAAATCCATGGTGCGGCGTTGTTGGGCAATGATGTTTGCCACTTGCAGTTGGCGCGCGCGCGCTTCAATCAATTCGGAACGGCGGCCGGCATCATATTTGACGATGGTATCCAAGTCTTTTAAGAGCTTGTTGTGGCGCGTCAAAGTCTGTTCGTTGAGGATCAGGGTTTCTTTTGCGCGCAATGCGCTCAGATAGAGGCGGCCGATATCGCTGCCCAGCTGCTCTTGGCTTTCGGTGTATTTGTGTTGATAGTATTCTTCGCGGCTGCGGTCGCGGCGGACGGCGGCTTCAATCGCACCCCATGAGTAGATGTTCACGCTGCCGCGCACGCCGACACCGTCTTCCATGTCGTTGCTGGAATATTTATTGTGTTGCGCCAGCACTTTTGTGCCGGTCAGGGTAACGACAGGATAATGGCGCGCACGCGTGGCTTTGGTCGTGCTTTGCGCTGCTTCTTGAGTGGCTTTGGCTTCACGCACAATCGGATCGCTGATTAAAGCGTCCCTGAGGATGTCTTGCAGGCTGTATGCAGAGGCCGTCTGAAACGGCAACAGACAGCAGGCGACGGCAACGGCCGATGACAATAAACGGGGCTTTGTGGGGGAAGAATAAATATGCGACATGATTTTTAACCAAATGATTTATATATTATCGTTGTCCGTATCGGGTATCGCCTGAGGCATGACCGGGCGAATTTTGAACGAGAACACATACATTTACAAAGCATAAAGCATTTTTGCCAGCTTTTCACAATATTCTGATAAAAGGTCGAGATACATGCCTTAAAGTATATTATTGCAGAGCGCGACTATCGTATCTAATGATTTTAATGTAAAAAATCTATCAAAAAGGCCGTCTGAAAGGATTTCAGACGGCCTTTTTCAACCTTAATCCTTGCGTTGCAATACGGCGGCAAAGAAGCCGTCGGTTTGGTGTTCTCTAGAGTTGAGGCGCAGGTATTTTCCGGTATCCAAATCAATCTTCAGGCTTTGCAGCAGTTCGGCGCAGTTGACGAGTTCAAATTCGGGATGTTCGGACAGGAAACGTTCGACTTGCAACTCATTTTCTTCCGGTAATACGCTGCAGGTGGCATACACCAAGCGGCCATGAGGTTTCACCAGTTTGGAGGCGGCATCGAGGATGCTGTGTTGCTGTTCTAAAAGGTTGGCCACGGTCTCGGCGGATTGGCGGTATTTAAGGTCGGGGTTGCGGCGTAAAGTACCCAAACCGGAGCAGGGCGCGTCCACCAACACGCGGTCGGCTTTGCCTGCCAGTCGGGTGATACGGGTATCGTGTTCGCTGCTGATGCGTTCGGGGTGGATGTTGGTCAGTCCGGCACGGGTCATGCGCGGTTTGAGGTTGGCAAGGCGTTTTTCGGCGATGTCGAAGGCGTAGATTCTGCCTTTGTTGGCCATTTGCGCGCCGACAGCCAAGGTTTTACCGCCGGCACCGGCACAGAAATCGACAACGATTTCGCCGCGTTTTGCGCCCACCAATAAGGCAAGCAGCTGGCTGCCTTCGTCTTGGACTTCCAACGTGCCGTCTAAAAACAGTTCGTGTTTGTTAAGCGCGATTTTGTTTTTCAGGCGGATGCCCCAGGGCGAATAAGGCGTGGCCTCTGCATCGGCACTTTCGGCTTGCAACAATGGCAGCACTTTATCACGTTTGCTTTTCAGGGTATTGACACGGATGTCGAGCGGGGCAGGTTGGTTGATGCTGCGGCCGAAGGCGAGGATTTCTTCTTCGCTCCAATGCTGTTGCAGTTGTTCCACCAGCCATTGCGGTAATTCTGCGGCGGTATTCAGGCCGTCTGAAAACTCGGTTTTACGGGCTTTCAAATTGCCGAGGAACTCTGTTTCTTCTTCATCAAGCAGGTCTTTGATTTGGCTGATGTTGGTGCTTCTGCCGAGAACCAGTGCGGCGAGTGCGGCTTTGCGCGGCTGCGCGTGCGGACGGCGCAGGGCGGTACTGATTTTTTGATAGTGGCGCAGTGCGGCAAAGGCGGTTTCGGCGATTTCGTGGCGGTCTTGGCGGCCGAGTTTTTTGTGTTCGCGGAAATAGGCGGAGAGGACGGCATCGGAAGGCTGTTTGAAAGTCAGCATTTCAGCCAAAACTTTGGCGGTATGGTCGAGTTGTGCGGCGTTCATAATGTAATGGGTTCTCTTAAAGTTGGTAAATGGTTTCAGACGGCCTTCATGATGCGTTCGATTTCGTGCCAAAAGCCGTCCGGCCGTAATTCCAAAACGGCAATCAAGCCTTGGTCGATACGGCGGATTTCGGTTTCGTTCAATGTTTCGGTTTCGGCAACACGCGCAGGCGCGAGATAGGCCATGCGGTCGAGCAGATGGTAGCGGGCTTCTTGGCGTTCAAACCCGTATTCCGCCCAATCTTGAATATAGATGCCGCGCCAGCCGTATGGATTAAGCGGCGGCTCAAAAGTATGGAAACCCTGTGGAAAAAATCCGATGCCGCGCACGATGGAAGCAGGAAGCAGATTTTCCGGCAGGCCTTGTGCGGTTAAGGTTGCTTTGCCTTGCGGCGTATGCAGCAGTTTGGATTGCTGCACCAGTTTGGCGGCTTTGTCCGTCAGCGTGTCTTTAGGATTAAGGCCGCGCAGGTTTTGCACTTGGTCTCCGCCGTAGTATTTACACGCCAGCTCGATATGGTAGGGCTGTTGGTTGAGGGAAACGACAAAATCTGCAGCTCCCAAAGTTTGGCCGTCTGAAAAAACGGGCAGGTTGTATGCGTGCAGTTCGGCATGCGGCGCGTTGGCAAACCAAAAAGCCAGCAGCTCTTCGGCATAAATGCCGAGACGGTGGCCGAACGGGGCGCGTTGGGTAAGGTAATCCATCAGCGGCGTGGGATCGGCATCCAATGCCAAAAGGTAGCGGAAACCGTGTTCCCCCAATAGTTCGCGCACGCTCAATTCGCAACCGCTTTGCCACAAAGGCGGCGCAGTCAGCAGCGAGGCGAGGTCGCGGACGGGGTGGCTGGTGAGTTTCCACCATAATGCGTCTAGGGCGTAATTCATGCTTATCCGAATATCAGTCATGCCGTCTGAAAGGCTGGAAATGTTTTCAGACGGCATTAATCAGTCTTTTTTATGGATACGGTGGCTGACGGTATTGAAAAAACCGCGCAGGATATCGATGTCTTCGGTTTGCGTGTTGGCGCGTCCGAACAGGCTCTGCATACGGCGCATCAGGCGCTCGCCGTTGCGGCGGTTGAAAAAGCCGATGTCGTTCATCACGCTTTCCATGTGGGCAACCATGCCTTTGATTTGCTCGTGGGTCGCGGCGTGGTCTTCCTGTTGCAGGTGGGTCATGGGTGAATCGGTTTGGCTGAAGATTTCGTAGCATACAACTTGCACTGCTTGGGCGAGGTTGAGCGAGAAATAGTCGGGGTTGCCGTTGATGGTCATCAGTCGGTTGCAGGCTTGGACTTCTTCGATGCTCAAGCCGAAAGTTTCGTTACCGAAAACCAGCGCCACTTTCTCGCCACGGTTGGCGGCCTGTAGTAATTCAGGCACCAATTCGCGCGGCGTTTGCAGCGGCGCAGTGATTTCACGGCGGCGGCTGGTTAGGGCGCAGGCGATGGTGGTGTCGGCAAGGGCTTCGTCCAAAGAAGCGGCAATGGTGGCATTTTCCAAAACGTCTGCCGCGCCGGAGGCAAGGATGAAACTTTCTTCCGGTAATTTAAATGATTGCGGATGCTCCGGATCGAATACGGGCGGATTTTCCGTCATCGGCGTTGCCATCAGATTGGGGGCGACGATGGTCAATTTGTGCAGGCCCATTGTTTTCATGGCGCGCGCGGCGGAGCCGATATTGGCGGGATGGCTGGTGCGCGTGAGGATGATGCGGATGTTGTCCAGATAAGCGGGCAGGGCAGGTTTTTCGGAAGTCATGTTTTATTTTCTGTTTGTACGGGAATCAGGTATAATGCGCCATCTTTTTGTTTTCAGACGGCCTTTTTCCATGCCGTCTGAAATGTTCTTTAACAGCATCGGAAACGATTAACAGCCTCTTGTGTGCCTTGTTCGGCGCATTAGGGCGTATTTTACCTGAATTAGGAAGAAAACCATGAATCCGTTTTTAAATACCGCTTTCAAAGCCGCCCGTAAAGCAGGGCAAATGATGATTCGCGCCGCCGGCAATCTGGATGCCGTCAAAGTAGACAGCAAAGCATTCAACGACTTCGTTTCCGATGTTGACCGCAGCTCCGAGATGATTTTGGTGGAAGCGCTCAAAGAAGCCTATCCGCATCATAAAATCACTTGCGAAGAAGGCGGCTCCCACGGTAAAGCCACCGCCGAGTACGAATGGATTATCGACCCGCTCGACGGCACAACCAACTTCCTCCACGGCCATCCTCAATACGCCATCTCTATGGCACTCCTGCACAAAGGCGTGTTGCAAGAAGCTTTGGTGTACGCACCTGAGCGCAACGACGTGTACATGGCATCCCGCGGCAAAGGCGCGTTGCTCAACGACCGCCGCATCCGCGTTTCCAACCGCATCGAATTGAACCGCTGCCTGATCGGTACCGGCTTCCCTGTTGTCGATCAAAGCATGATGGACAAGTATCTGGCGATTTTGAGAGACTTCTTGGCAAAAACCGCCGGCGGCCGTCGTGAAGGCGCGGCTTCTTTGGATTTGTGTGCCGTTGCGGCCGGCCGTTTGGACGGTTTCTTCGAGTTTAACCTCAAACCTTGGGATATTGCCGCCGGTGCATTGATTGTCCAAGAAGCAGGCGGCATCGTTACCGATATGTCCGGTAATGAAGGCTGGTTGGAAAGCGGCGACATCGTTGCGGCCAATCCTAAAGTATTGGCGCAAATGCTGAAAATTATTTCTGAACACCAATAAGCGTTTGTAGGGCACGGCCTGTATTTTTCGTGGCAGGCCGGATTCTCAACAATCGGTAAAAGGCCGTCTGAAACCTGAAATAGGGTTTCAGACGGCCTTTTGTTTTGTTGTTAACGGATTCGGATAAGAGCTGAAAATACGGCTTTTAAAGGGAGCATTTTTAATTTTGTCTGTATTTTCTATTGCTTCGCAGTTATGATGTGGATTAGCTTGGCTGAAATAATGCCGCGTGCAATCATAAAAATAGAAAGCAGAGGAGAATAATGAAACGAGATTTTGAAGCAGTAAAACGCATTGTCATTAAGATCGGAACCAGTTCTTTGGTGTTGCCAAACGGCAAAATCAATTTGGCAAAAATCGACCAACTGGCCTTTGTCATTTCCAGCTTGGTCAGTAAGGACAAAGAAATTGTGCTGGTGTCTTCCGGCGCGATGGGCTTTGGGCTGAATGTCCTCAACATGGAAAAACGTCCGGCGGAAATGGCGCAGCAACAGGCTGTTTCCAGCGTCGGTCAAGTGGCCATGATGAGCCTTTACTCGCAGATTTTTTCCCATTATCGGATGACGGTATCGCAAATCCTGCTGACGCGTGATGTGGTCGAATATCCGGAAAGTTTGGCAAATGTTACCAATGCTTTTGAATCCCTGCTTTCCATCGGTGTCATCCCTATTGTCAATGAGAACGACGCGGTCAGCGTGGACGAGATGGACCATGCGACCAAGTTTGGCGATAACGACCGTTTGTCGGCAGTCGTGGCGAAAATCGTTAAAGCTGATTTGCTGATTATGCTGTCCGATATTGACGGTTTGTTTGATAAAAATCCGGCTGTTCACACTGATGCCAAGCTGCGCAGCCATGTGGTCGATATTACTGAAGAAATTATTGCTTCTGCCGGCGGCTCGGGCAGTAAGTTTGGTACGGGCGGCATGCTCAGTAAGATTAAGAGCGCGCAGATGATGTTTGAACATCACGGCCAGATGGTGTTGATGAACAGCGCCAATCCGCGCGATATCCTTCAGGTTTTAGATGGCGCGCCTATCGGAACGTGGTTTGCACAAGAGAAATAGGGAGGTTTGATGAGCTATATCGAACAGTTGGGCAAGAATGCTCAAAAAGCCAGTAAAAAGTTAATCAGCTTGGGAAGCGTGGAAAAAAACAATCTGTTGCGTCAGGTTGCGGCAGCATTGGTTGAACAGGCTGAGATGATTTTGGCGGAAAATGCCCGCGATTTGGCCGCTGCAAAAGAAAACGGCATTTCGGACATTATGCTCGACAGGCTGCGCTTGAATTACGAACGCATCAAAGGCATTGCGGAAGGCATTGGGCAGGTTGCCGATTTGCAGGACCCGATTGGGCAGGTTGTCCGTGGTTATACCAATCTGGACGGTTTGAAGATTGTTCAAAAACGCGTGCCTTTGGGCGTGGTCGCCATGATTTTTGAAAGCCGCCCGAATGTTTCAGTCGATGCGTTTTCTCTGGCCTTTAAAACCGGCAATGCCATTATTTTGCGCGGCGGTCGCGATGCCATCCATTCCAACACCGCATTGATTGCCGTCATCAGGCAGACTTTGGTAAAAGCGGGAATGGATGCCGATGTGGTGCAGCTGGTTGAAGATACCAGTCATGCCGCTGCCGAGGAATTGATGCAGGCAGTCGATTATATTGATGTGCTGATTCCGCGCGGCGGTGCGCGCTTGATTCAGACGGTGAAAGAGAAATCGAAAGTTCCCGTCATTGAAACCGGAGTCGGTAATTGCCATATTTATGTGGACGACAGTGCCGATTTGGAGATGGCAGTCGATATCGTCGTGAACGCCAAAACGCAGCGTCCGAGCGTGTGCAATGCAGCTGAATCTTTGGTTGTCCACGAAAAGATAGCGGAGGCGTTTTTGCCCAAACTGGAAGAAGCAGTTGCCAAAGTGCATCCGGTCGAATTTAGAGCCGATCAGGAAGCACTGCGTATGTTTAAAAATGCTGTTTTGGCAACCGAGGAAGATTACAGTACCGAGTTTCTTGACTATATTATGTCGGTCAAAACGGTAAAATCAGTGGAAGAAGCCGTCGATTGGATTAATGGCCATACGACGCATCACTCGGAAGCGATTGTGACCCAAAGCATTGCCCATGCCGAGTTTTTCCAAGAAAGCATTGATGCGGCGGCGGTTTATGTCAATGCGTCTACTCGGTTTACCGACGGCTTTGTTTTCGGATTGGGCGCGGAAATCGGTATTTCCACCCAAAAAATGCACGCCCGTGGCCCGATGGGTTTGGAAGCGCTGACTTCGACCAAATTCTATATCAATGGCAACGGTCAGATCCGACGTTGAGAAACGCCCCTCAACTTCATCAATTTGCGTATAATGGCGGGAAATTTGATTTTCCCCGAACAACCGATTTAGTAAAAAGGAACACACCATGTCCTCTATCCACGATCAAATCAAAGAAGTCGTTACCACGCACCGCGTCGTATTGTTCATGAAAGGCACGAAGCAATTCCCTCAATGCGGCTTCTCTTCCCGCGCCGTACAAATCCTGAATGCGGCAGGTTGCACCGACTATGTGACTGTCAACGTATTGGAAAACGATGCCGTACGCCAAGGCATTAAAGAATACAGCGACTGGCCGACTATTCCTCAACTGTACGTCAACGGCGAATTTGTCGGCGGTTCTGACATTTTGATGGAAATGTACGAAGCCGGCGAACTGCAAGAATTGCTGAAAGCTTAATCATCTACAATATTCCGTAATGTAAAATTGTTGACAAAGGCCGTCTGAAACCCTGATTCAGACGGCCTTTCGCATGAATACGCACTTTGCGCGCCATGCGAAAAAAAGTATAATCCCCCTCCATCAACGCAATTCGGAAAATCAACATGAACGTTACCGTTATCAACCACCCTTTAGTCCGCCACAAACTCACGCTGATGCGTGAAGCGGATTGCAGCACTTACAAATTCCGCACGCTTACTACCGAGTTGGCACGTCTGATGGCATATGAGGCCAGCCGTGATTTTGAAATTGAAAAATACATTATTGACGGCTGGTGCGGCTCTATTGAAGGCGACCGCATCAAAGGCAAAACGCTGACCGTCGTCCCGATTTTGCGTGCCGGTTTGGGTATGCTCGACGGCGTACTCGACCTGATTCCAACTGCCAAAATCAGCGTTGTCGGCTTGCAGCGCGATGAAGAAACTTTGAAACCAGTTTCTTATTTTGAAAAATTTGTTGACAGCATGGACGAACGTCCAGCTCTGATTATCGACCCAATGTTGGCGACCGGCGGCTCTATGGTTGCCACCATCGACCTTTTGAAAGCCAAAGGTTGCCGTAACATCAAAGCATTGGTATTGGTTGCCGCTCCGGAAGGCGTGAAAGCCGTCAATGACGCGCATCCTGATGTAACCATCTACACTGCCGCGCTCGACAGCCACTTGAACGAACACGGCTACATCATCCCAGGCTTGGGCGATGCCGGCGATAAGATTTTCGGTACACGTTAATTGAAATGTTTAAGGCCGTCTGAAAAGTGTCAAACATCAACTTTCAGACGGCCTTGTTATATGGTTTGCTTTAAAACCCACATCAGAAAGGACAATCATGAGCTTCCAAGATAATCTGGCCACCATGCCTGCCATCGACCATTTGAGCGGCTTGGATATTCTCGATAAAGAGGACAATGTGGTTCATCACATTCCCAATGCGCCCGGCAAACAAGGCTCGCTCAAGCTTTACTATGCTTTGGCACAAGAGTTTGACAGCAAGCTGGACGCAGCGGCAGCAGAACGCGGCCTGGCATGGTTTGCCGAACATGTTGCCGATGCCGAAGCCAATCCGGGTAAACATCCAAATATTGATTTGCTGTTTAAAGTGAAAGCTGACAATATCAGCCTGACTTTGAAACCATTGGCTGCTTAATGAATACAAAAAAGGCCGTCTGAAAACAATTTTCAGACGGCCTTTTTATATGCTTAAAGCCTTAAGCGATAGAAGCTTCAACGAATGCAGTCAGTTGACCTTTAGCCAATGCGCCGACTTTAGTGGCAACGTTTTCGCCGTTTTTGAACACCATCAGGGTAGGGATGCCGCGAA includes these proteins:
- a CDS encoding type I secretion system permease/ATPase codes for the protein MKAIIEHIVLVTRLLGAPVSEAALSAEVVRDKKLKVNYHSLVEVLRSHGFENTLSKRNLEDIPSLAVPVMIILHNEEAAVITQIEGSGQERKYHIRQVDGLEQELSHEQLSGLYLGYCWFIKPKMATDMRSELPEYHLPKAWFWKVIWRFRSYYYQVILATIIINFLALVSSLYVMNVYDRVIPNQAYETLWVLSIGVVLAILFEFAAKMIRGHLTDIAGKKADLIISSALFRRVMALRLADRPASSGSYASNLREFEAVREFMTSASLLTIVDLPFLLLFIFVISMVGGKLALVPLTIIPIVVIVGFVVQRPLSRHINESMKEGSQRSGLAVEAIEGIETLKTNNATSWAQQRWDEYTAKTSASSIKVKDTSNFMVNFAVAMQQLNTVFLVVVGTYLIHADNHAERITMGALIASVILSGRALAPLAQIAGLATRFQQAKLALKGVNDIVTRPIERNPERKYITLDNVQGNITFENVSFKYQADNNSAVEDLRLTIKPGEKVGILGRIGSGKSTMLKLASGLYDTEKGNVTLDGVDMRQLDPNFLRDQVLLLSQSPRLFLGTLRENMDLARTGSYSTDQDLLTALNRFGLDKIIRNHPRGLDMPLGEDGLGLSGGQKQIIALARMTLRNPKVVLLDEPTTSLDQATERMALNAIAQWGRNRTMLLVTHRPQVLQIVNRIIVMDNGKVVMDGPRDLVLQKLMQNEQAKAANAKQQQQAAAASQSAAR
- a CDS encoding TolC family protein, giving the protein MSSAVAVACCLLPFQTASAYSLQDILRDALISDPIVREAKATQEAAQSTTKATRARHYPVVTLTGTKVLAQHNKYSSNDMEDGVGVRGSVNIYSWGAIEAAVRRDRSREEYYQHKYTESQEQLGSDIGRLYLSALRAKETLILNEQTLTRHNKLLKDLDTIVKYDAGRRSELIEARARQLQVANIIAQQRRTMDLALSRLSRYTSRQLTANDLEDPFKNDTAKSISERFNNPNRNNNPSYQAQLAERDSVRADLDASKAERLPALNLEGSATRNTRQLYLNVAWNVLDIAARHNVERNAKSLIAAEAKSEQILRDMNERVQTSAIDMQESEQRTALTAQHIAAQKEVIKVYELQFKIARRTLTDVLSAYSELSSIEQDYVAARNDFRDAALDYLNTQAKISAWVGLAQK
- a CDS encoding RsmB/NOP family class I SAM-dependent RNA methyltransferase; translation: MNAAQLDHTAKVLAEMLTFKQPSDAVLSAYFREHKKLGRQDRHEIAETAFAALRHYQKISTALRRPHAQPRKAALAALVLGRSTNISQIKDLLDEEETEFLGNLKARKTEFSDGLNTAAELPQWLVEQLQQHWSEEEILAFGRSINQPAPLDIRVNTLKSKRDKVLPLLQAESADAEATPYSPWGIRLKNKIALNKHELFLDGTLEVQDEGSQLLALLVGAKRGEIVVDFCAGAGGKTLAVGAQMANKGRIYAFDIAEKRLANLKPRMTRAGLTNIHPERISSEHDTRITRLAGKADRVLVDAPCSGLGTLRRNPDLKYRQSAETVANLLEQQHSILDAASKLVKPHGRLVYATCSVLPEENELQVERFLSEHPEFELVNCAELLQSLKIDLDTGKYLRLNSREHQTDGFFAAVLQRKD
- a CDS encoding DUF1853 family protein, with protein sequence MTDIRISMNYALDALWWKLTSHPVRDLASLLTAPPLWQSGCELSVRELLGEHGFRYLLALDADPTPLMDYLTQRAPFGHRLGIYAEELLAFWFANAPHAELHAYNLPVFSDGQTLGAADFVVSLNQQPYHIELACKYYGGDQVQNLRGLNPKDTLTDKAAKLVQQSKLLHTPQGKATLTAQGLPENLLPASIVRGIGFFPQGFHTFEPPLNPYGWRGIYIQDWAEYGFERQEARYHLLDRMAYLAPARVAETETLNETEIRRIDQGLIAVLELRPDGFWHEIERIMKAV
- a CDS encoding RNA methyltransferase, translating into MTSEKPALPAYLDNIRIILTRTSHPANIGSAARAMKTMGLHKLTIVAPNLMATPMTENPPVFDPEHPQSFKLPEESFILASGAADVLENATIAASLDEALADTTIACALTSRRREITAPLQTPRELVPELLQAANRGEKVALVFGNETFGLSIEEVQACNRLMTINGNPDYFSLNLAQAVQVVCYEIFSQTDSPMTHLQQEDHAATHEQIKGMVAHMESVMNDIGFFNRRNGERLMRRMQSLFGRANTQTEDIDILRGFFNTVSHRIHKKD
- a CDS encoding inositol monophosphatase family protein, which translates into the protein MNPFLNTAFKAARKAGQMMIRAAGNLDAVKVDSKAFNDFVSDVDRSSEMILVEALKEAYPHHKITCEEGGSHGKATAEYEWIIDPLDGTTNFLHGHPQYAISMALLHKGVLQEALVYAPERNDVYMASRGKGALLNDRRIRVSNRIELNRCLIGTGFPVVDQSMMDKYLAILRDFLAKTAGGRREGAASLDLCAVAAGRLDGFFEFNLKPWDIAAGALIVQEAGGIVTDMSGNEGWLESGDIVAANPKVLAQMLKIISEHQ
- the proB gene encoding glutamate 5-kinase — translated: MKRDFEAVKRIVIKIGTSSLVLPNGKINLAKIDQLAFVISSLVSKDKEIVLVSSGAMGFGLNVLNMEKRPAEMAQQQAVSSVGQVAMMSLYSQIFSHYRMTVSQILLTRDVVEYPESLANVTNAFESLLSIGVIPIVNENDAVSVDEMDHATKFGDNDRLSAVVAKIVKADLLIMLSDIDGLFDKNPAVHTDAKLRSHVVDITEEIIASAGGSGSKFGTGGMLSKIKSAQMMFEHHGQMVLMNSANPRDILQVLDGAPIGTWFAQEK
- a CDS encoding glutamate-5-semialdehyde dehydrogenase translates to MSYIEQLGKNAQKASKKLISLGSVEKNNLLRQVAAALVEQAEMILAENARDLAAAKENGISDIMLDRLRLNYERIKGIAEGIGQVADLQDPIGQVVRGYTNLDGLKIVQKRVPLGVVAMIFESRPNVSVDAFSLAFKTGNAIILRGGRDAIHSNTALIAVIRQTLVKAGMDADVVQLVEDTSHAAAEELMQAVDYIDVLIPRGGARLIQTVKEKSKVPVIETGVGNCHIYVDDSADLEMAVDIVVNAKTQRPSVCNAAESLVVHEKIAEAFLPKLEEAVAKVHPVEFRADQEALRMFKNAVLATEEDYSTEFLDYIMSVKTVKSVEEAVDWINGHTTHHSEAIVTQSIAHAEFFQESIDAAAVYVNASTRFTDGFVFGLGAEIGISTQKMHARGPMGLEALTSTKFYINGNGQIRR
- the grxD gene encoding Grx4 family monothiol glutaredoxin, coding for MSSIHDQIKEVVTTHRVVLFMKGTKQFPQCGFSSRAVQILNAAGCTDYVTVNVLENDAVRQGIKEYSDWPTIPQLYVNGEFVGGSDILMEMYEAGELQELLKA
- the upp gene encoding uracil phosphoribosyltransferase, which produces MNVTVINHPLVRHKLTLMREADCSTYKFRTLTTELARLMAYEASRDFEIEKYIIDGWCGSIEGDRIKGKTLTVVPILRAGLGMLDGVLDLIPTAKISVVGLQRDEETLKPVSYFEKFVDSMDERPALIIDPMLATGGSMVATIDLLKAKGCRNIKALVLVAAPEGVKAVNDAHPDVTIYTAALDSHLNEHGYIIPGLGDAGDKIFGTR
- a CDS encoding DUF2322 family protein, which encodes MSFQDNLATMPAIDHLSGLDILDKEDNVVHHIPNAPGKQGSLKLYYALAQEFDSKLDAAAAERGLAWFAEHVADAEANPGKHPNIDLLFKVKADNISLTLKPLAA